The following coding sequences lie in one Nycticebus coucang isolate mNycCou1 chromosome 20, mNycCou1.pri, whole genome shotgun sequence genomic window:
- the LOC128572821 gene encoding zinc finger protein with KRAB and SCAN domains 7-like, with the protein MHLQEMAALGATKESPPTSPLSGGSVPGALLEPLHDPGAHHLPNVHFAQLVSPVPAFPQAGSSGDQAGTTVLWMVRCQDTAACEDLSVDDTEQKWKGLAFSQRAPYWNVMLENYHSSASLAGENKMESSELTLKQEISNVSELSDSTLWVPFGLVPGAPVSGDVHEDTFKTLEGQPLDEEENRLQSDFLEIVDEDKEKYRCEEYKEVEENPNLSSNPAEHGGTRKGRKKTYQCQECGIAFKRSSHLIGHQRIHTGEKPYECNECGKTFRQTSQLVVHLRTHTGEKPYVCTECGKTYRHSSHLILHKRLHSGEKPYKCNECGRGFTQSSRLIDHQRLHTGEKPYECSECGEAFIQSKSLLRHQILHSGKQPYECNECGRAFCSNRNLIDHQRIHTGEKPYECNECGKAFSRSKCLIRHQILHTGEKPYKCGECGKAFHQNSQLADHERIHTGEKPFECSECGKAFSLSKCLIRHQRPHTGEKPYKCSECGKSFNQNSHLIIHQRIHTGEKPYECHECGKVFSYSSSLMVHQRTHTGEKPYKCNDCGKAFSDSSQLIVHQRVHTGEKPYECSECGKSFSQRSTFNHHQQTHTGEKPSSLTQSVS; encoded by the coding sequence ATGCACTTGCAGGAGATGGCAGCTCTGGGTGCAACAAAGGAATCCCCTCCTACCTCACCGCTCAGTGGAGGCTCAGTCCCTGGAGCCCTCTTGGAGCCTCTTCATGACCCAGGGGCACATCACCTTCCCAATGTGCACTTTGCTCAACTTGTTTCCCCGGTTCCTGCCTTTCCCCAAGCTGGTAGCTCTGGAGACCAAGCAGGAACAACTGTGCTTTGGATGGTCAGGTGCCAGGACACTGCGGCATGTGAGGACCTGTCTGTGGATGACACTGAGCAGAAGTGGAAAGGTCTGGCATTCAGTCAGAGAGCCCCGTACTGGAACGTGATGCTGGAAAATTACCACAGCTCGGCCTCGTTGGCAGGTGAGAACAAGATGGAGAGTTCAGAGTTAACTTTGAAGCAGGAAATTTCTAATGTATCAGAGTTATCTGATAGCACATTGTGGGTACCCTTTGGCCTGGTTCCTGGGGCACCAGTGTCTGGAGATGTCCATGAAGATACATTCAAAACGCTAGAAGGGCAACCCTTAGATGAAGAAGAGAACAGActacaaagtgattttttggAAATAGTAGATGAGGATAAGGAAAAATACAGGTGTGAAGAATATAAGGAAGTTGAGGAAAACCCAAATCTGTCCTCCAATCCTGCTGAACATGGGGGAACTCGAAAGGGACGGAAGAAAACCTATCAGTGTCAGGAATGTGGGATAGCCTTCAAAAGGAGTTCACACCTCATTGGCCATCAGAGaatccacactggagagaaaccctatgagtGTAATGAATGTGGTAAGACCTTCAGGCAGACTTCTCAGCTTGTTGTTCATTTGAGAACACACACGGGGGAAAAACCCTATGTGTGCACTGAGTGTGGAAAGACCTATCGCCATAGCTCCCATCTCATTCTACACAAGAGACTCCACAGTGGggagaaaccttataaatgtaatgaatgtggaagaGGTTTCACTCAGAGTTCCCGACTCATTGACCACCAGAGACTTCATACTGGGGAAAAACCTTATGAATGCAGTGAATGTGGAGAGGCATTTATTCAGAGTAAAAGTCTTCTCCGACATCAGATTCTTCACAGTGGTAAGCAACCTTACGAGTGTAATGAGTGTGGGAGAGCTTTCTGTTCCAACAGAAATCTTATCGACCATCAGAGAATCCACACTGGGGAGAAGCCTTATGAGTGTAATGAATGCGGCAAGGCCTTTAGTCGGAGTAAATGCCTTATTCGACATCAAATCCTCCACACTGGGGAAAAGCCATACAAATGtggtgaatgtgggaaagccttccaTCAGAACTCTCAACTTGCTGACCATGAgcgaattcatactggagaaaaaccattTGAATGTAGTGAGTGTGGTAAAGCATTCAGTCTGAGTAAATGTCTTATTCGACACCAGAGACCTCACACAGGTGAAAAGCCCTATAAGTGCAGTGAGTGTGGAAAATCCTTTAATCAAAACTCACACCTCATTATACaccagagaattcacactggtgagaaaccctatgaatgtcaTGAGTGTGGAAAGGTCTTCAGTTATAGCTCTAGCCTAATGGTCCATCAGAGAACCCATACTGGGGaaaaaccctataaatgtaacgattgtgggaaagccttcagtgACAGCTCCCAGCTCATTGTGCACCAGagagttcacactggagagaaaccttatgagtGTAGTGAGTGTGGGAAATCCTTTAGTCAGCGTTCCACTTTTAATCACCACCAACaaactcacactggagagaagccctcCAGTCTGACTCAGTCAGTTTCTTAA